One Leclercia pneumoniae genomic region harbors:
- the avtA gene encoding valine--pyruvate transaminase: MTFSLFGDKFTRHSGITRLMEDLNDGLRTPGAIMLGGGNPAQIPAMNSYFSTLLADMLENGKATDALCNYDGPQGKTELLTALADMLRNELGWEIGPQNIALTNGSQSAFFYLFNLFAGRRADGSTKKVLFPLTPEYIGYADSGLEEDLFVSARPNIELLPEGQFKYHVDFEHLHIGEETGMICVSRPTNPTGNVITDEELMKLDVLANQHGIPLVIDNAYGVPFPGIIFSEARPLWNPNIVLCMSLSKLGLPGSRCGIIIANEKIITAITNMNGIISLSPGGIGPAMMCEMIKRNDLLRLSNEVIKPFYYQRVQETIAMIRRYLPEERCLIHKPEGAIFLWLWFKDLPITTELLYQRLKKRGVLMVPGDYFFPGLDKPWPHTHQCMRMNYVPDPEKIEAGVKILAEEIDRAWRDEA; the protein is encoded by the coding sequence ATGACCTTTTCACTTTTTGGCGACAAATTCACCCGCCATTCAGGCATTACGCGCCTGATGGAGGATCTCAACGACGGCCTGCGCACACCAGGGGCCATCATGCTGGGCGGCGGAAACCCGGCGCAAATCCCGGCCATGAACAGCTACTTCAGCACCCTGCTGGCCGATATGCTCGAAAACGGCAAAGCCACGGACGCCCTCTGTAATTACGATGGGCCGCAAGGCAAAACCGAGCTGCTCACCGCACTGGCGGATATGCTGCGCAACGAACTGGGCTGGGAGATCGGGCCACAGAATATTGCACTGACAAACGGCAGCCAGAGCGCGTTTTTCTACTTGTTTAACCTTTTCGCCGGACGTCGTGCCGATGGCAGCACCAAAAAGGTGCTTTTCCCGCTGACGCCGGAGTATATCGGCTATGCCGATTCCGGCCTGGAAGAGGATCTGTTCGTCTCCGCGCGTCCAAATATCGAGCTGCTGCCGGAAGGCCAGTTCAAATATCACGTGGATTTTGAACACCTGCACATTGGCGAAGAGACCGGCATGATCTGCGTCTCTCGCCCCACCAACCCCACCGGCAACGTGATTACCGACGAAGAGTTAATGAAACTCGACGTGCTGGCCAATCAGCACGGTATCCCGCTGGTCATTGATAACGCTTACGGCGTACCGTTCCCCGGTATCATCTTTAGCGAAGCGCGCCCGCTGTGGAACCCGAACATTGTGCTGTGCATGAGCCTCTCCAAGCTCGGTCTGCCTGGGAGCCGCTGCGGGATTATCATTGCCAATGAAAAAATCATCACTGCCATCACCAACATGAACGGCATTATTAGCCTCTCGCCTGGCGGCATTGGCCCGGCAATGATGTGCGAGATGATTAAGCGCAACGACCTGCTGCGCCTGTCGAACGAGGTGATTAAGCCGTTCTACTATCAGCGCGTGCAGGAGACGATCGCCATGATTCGTCGTTACCTGCCGGAAGAGCGCTGCCTGATCCACAAACCGGAAGGGGCGATTTTTCTCTGGCTATGGTTTAAAGATCTGCCTATCACCACAGAACTGCTTTATCAGCGCCTGAAAAAACGCGGCGTGCTGATGGTGCCGGGCGATTATTTCTTCCCGGGGCTGGATAAACCCTGGCCGCACACGCATCAGTGTATGCGTATGAACTACGTGCCAGACCCGGAGAAAATCGAAGCCGGGGTAAAAATTCTGGCCGAAGAGATCGATCGCGCCTGGCGCGACGAGGCCTAA
- a CDS encoding MFS transporter, translating into MTSTSITQRDIAGQAADDRLSVREKIGYGLGDAGGTVITCLIMNFLTFFYTDIFGLTPALVGTLFIALRVFDAISDPIMGVIADRTQSRWGRFRPWQLWIALPIGIIGVLTFTVPDAGMGVKIMWAFGTYLLLSVGYTAINVPYCALINTMTTRHSEVISCQAWRFVLCGVAGFLVSVGLPWLVAVLGKGDAAQGYQLGVGVLCAVAVVMFLCCFFWVRERVPLALMGKFTLREHLSGLRKNDQLLLMLVMSFLLINVFNIRGGGYMYFITYVLKGSTAYTSLFFTMVTFAAIFGAVIVNYLSRRSDTVKLYYYTNLVLAGLAVGMWFLPGGPEHQTLWLAVILGNGVILGFTLPLHFSLMAFADDYGEWKTGVRSSGMNFAFNLFFIKLAWASSAGIISLVFIFVAYQPGAGNQTAASLQGITMMETLLPALFHLLLAIAIRWCRLSNPMMARIATDLRQRHVQS; encoded by the coding sequence ATGACTTCTACTTCGATTACGCAGAGAGATATCGCCGGGCAGGCCGCTGACGATCGCCTCTCTGTCCGCGAAAAAATAGGCTACGGCCTGGGTGATGCCGGTGGCACCGTCATCACCTGCCTGATCATGAATTTTTTGACCTTTTTCTATACCGATATCTTTGGCTTAACCCCCGCGCTGGTAGGCACGCTGTTTATTGCCTTACGCGTATTCGACGCTATTTCCGATCCCATCATGGGCGTTATTGCTGACCGCACCCAAAGCCGCTGGGGACGTTTTCGTCCGTGGCAACTGTGGATTGCCCTGCCGATTGGGATTATCGGGGTGCTCACCTTCACCGTGCCGGATGCCGGCATGGGCGTCAAAATCATGTGGGCGTTTGGCACATACCTGCTGTTATCGGTGGGCTATACCGCCATCAACGTCCCCTACTGCGCACTCATCAACACCATGACCACGCGCCACAGTGAAGTGATCTCCTGCCAGGCGTGGCGCTTTGTGCTGTGCGGGGTGGCGGGCTTTTTAGTCTCCGTGGGACTGCCATGGCTGGTGGCGGTGCTCGGTAAAGGTGATGCGGCCCAGGGTTATCAGCTTGGCGTAGGGGTGCTCTGCGCCGTGGCGGTAGTCATGTTCCTCTGCTGCTTCTTCTGGGTGCGGGAGCGCGTACCCCTGGCGCTGATGGGCAAATTTACCCTGCGCGAGCACCTCTCCGGGCTGCGTAAAAACGATCAGCTACTGCTGATGCTGGTGATGTCGTTCTTGCTCATCAATGTTTTTAATATCCGCGGCGGCGGCTACATGTATTTCATCACCTATGTGCTGAAGGGCAGCACAGCTTATACCTCGCTCTTCTTCACCATGGTCACCTTCGCGGCGATCTTCGGCGCGGTGATCGTTAACTATCTCTCACGACGTAGCGATACGGTCAAACTCTACTACTACACCAACCTGGTGCTGGCTGGGCTGGCGGTAGGGATGTGGTTCCTGCCCGGCGGGCCGGAACATCAAACCCTGTGGCTGGCGGTGATTCTCGGCAACGGCGTGATCCTTGGTTTTACCCTGCCGCTGCACTTCTCGCTAATGGCGTTTGCCGACGACTACGGCGAGTGGAAAACCGGCGTGCGCTCTTCCGGAATGAACTTCGCCTTTAACCTGTTCTTTATCAAGCTGGCCTGGGCCTCCAGCGCCGGGATCATCAGCCTGGTATTTATATTTGTCGCTTATCAGCCGGGCGCAGGCAATCAGACCGCTGCGTCATTGCAGGGGATCACCATGATGGAGACCCTGCTGCCGGCCCTGTTCCACCTGCTACTGGCGATCGCGATTCGCTGGTGCAGACTCAGTAACCCCATGATGGCGCGCATAGCGACCGACCTGCGTCAGCGCCATGTTCAGTCCTGA
- a CDS encoding AraC family transcriptional regulator: MLELSITLPISVQNGGYFISRGIGRHPARKLTSWEIIFVEKGKLTIQEENRVFEVQAGESLLLWPQRRHQGIEDFPPDLRFYWLHFDVNEQALRSPLGTQLAVHQHGKSGDPSSVISLFRQFLTEQEKLQRSPALEYLLLLILQQISLTAGPQQPPDEAGVSLAWKARQIISTRFHLPLSTSQLAKELHCNADYLGRVFRRVFHLTLTEAIHRQRVRAAEKLLLNGAVSLKEVATRCGFNEVGYFRQIFRKHTGLTPAVWKRRYCKEHINSA, encoded by the coding sequence ATGCTTGAATTATCCATAACACTTCCGATTAGCGTTCAGAATGGCGGGTACTTTATCTCCCGGGGTATTGGCCGGCACCCGGCGCGTAAACTCACCTCGTGGGAGATTATCTTTGTTGAAAAAGGGAAATTAACGATCCAGGAAGAGAATAGGGTTTTCGAGGTGCAGGCGGGAGAAAGCTTATTGCTCTGGCCCCAGCGTCGCCATCAGGGCATTGAGGATTTCCCCCCCGATTTACGCTTTTACTGGCTGCATTTTGACGTGAATGAGCAAGCGTTGCGATCGCCACTGGGGACGCAGCTGGCAGTGCATCAACACGGCAAAAGCGGTGATCCTTCGTCGGTGATTTCGCTGTTCAGACAGTTTCTTACCGAGCAGGAGAAGTTACAGCGCAGTCCGGCGCTGGAGTACCTTTTACTGCTGATTCTACAACAAATCTCTCTTACGGCCGGCCCCCAACAGCCGCCCGATGAGGCGGGTGTGAGCCTAGCCTGGAAGGCCCGCCAGATTATTAGCACCCGCTTCCATTTGCCCCTGAGCACCTCCCAGTTGGCAAAAGAGCTTCACTGTAATGCCGATTATCTGGGGCGGGTCTTTCGCCGGGTGTTCCATCTCACGCTAACGGAGGCCATTCATCGCCAGCGGGTGAGGGCGGCGGAAAAATTGCTGCTTAACGGTGCGGTTTCGCTTAAAGAGGTGGCAACCCGCTGTGGTTTTAATGAGGTGGGCTATTTCCGACAGATTTTTCGCAAACATACAGGCTTAACGCCCGCCGTCTGGAAGCGGCGTTACTGCAAAGAACACATTAATTCGGCCTGA
- a CDS encoding alpha-amylase, which produces MKHSALALVLLPAMACADWSADGFPAFQAEGTGLYTAHAKLAKGTRPLSLIFDQTCWQPAGPVKLNEMLSLKPCEGDKPQWRLFRDGEYQMQIDTRSGTPTLMLSVKTASAQTVASVTRQCPKWDGAPVTLDVSSTFPEGSVVRDFYSKQTATVQQGKITLRPAANSNGLLLLERAETDKAAPFSWQNATVYFVLTDRYVNGDPTNDNSYGRHKDGMQEIGTFHGGDLKGLTSKLDYLQQLGVNALWISSPLEQIHGWVGGGTKGDFPHYAYHGYYTQDWTRLDANMGNETDLQQLVDEAHRRGIRILFDVVMNHTGYATLADMQAFKFGALYLKGDEQKKILGERWTDWKPAAGQSWHSFNDYINFSDKAAWDKWWGKQWIRTDIGDYDNPGFDDQTMSLAFLPDLKTESTTPSGLPNFYQHKPDTHAKQLPDATPRDYLVTWLSQWVRDYGIDGFRVDTAKHVELAAWQQLKARSSEALVAWKQANPDKKLDDAPFWMTGEAWGHGVMRSDYYQHGFDAMINFDYQEQAAKAVDCLSDMDLTWQQMAEKLQDFNVLSYLSSHDTRLFREGGSRAAELLLLAPGTVQIFYGDESARPFGPTGSDPLQGTRSEMNWQEVTGKQAQSVAHWQLLGQFRARHPAIGEGKQTALTLSQGYGFVRQHHDDKVMVVWAGQH; this is translated from the coding sequence ATGAAACACTCAGCTTTAGCGCTTGTGTTGTTGCCTGCCATGGCCTGCGCCGACTGGTCGGCCGACGGTTTTCCTGCCTTTCAGGCAGAAGGCACAGGTCTGTACACCGCCCATGCAAAGCTTGCGAAGGGTACACGCCCTTTAAGCCTCATTTTTGACCAGACGTGCTGGCAGCCGGCCGGCCCCGTCAAACTCAATGAGATGCTGTCGCTCAAACCCTGTGAAGGTGATAAGCCTCAGTGGCGCCTGTTTCGCGACGGTGAGTATCAAATGCAGATCGATACCCGCTCTGGCACGCCGACGCTGATGTTGAGTGTCAAAACCGCCAGCGCGCAGACTGTTGCCAGCGTCACCCGTCAATGTCCGAAATGGGACGGCGCGCCGGTGACCCTGGATGTCAGCAGCACATTTCCGGAGGGCAGCGTCGTACGGGATTTCTACAGCAAGCAGACTGCCACCGTTCAACAGGGCAAAATTACCCTGCGACCTGCGGCCAATAGTAATGGCCTGTTGCTGCTCGAGCGCGCCGAAACTGATAAAGCGGCCCCCTTTAGCTGGCAAAACGCCACCGTCTATTTTGTCTTAACCGATCGCTATGTGAATGGCGACCCCACCAACGACAATAGCTACGGTCGCCATAAAGACGGTATGCAGGAGATCGGTACTTTCCACGGCGGCGATTTAAAAGGGCTCACCAGCAAGCTGGATTACCTGCAGCAGCTCGGGGTGAATGCTTTATGGATCAGCTCCCCGCTGGAACAGATCCACGGCTGGGTAGGCGGCGGCACCAAAGGCGACTTCCCCCATTACGCCTACCATGGTTACTACACGCAGGACTGGACCCGGCTTGATGCCAATATGGGCAATGAGACAGACCTGCAACAACTGGTCGACGAAGCGCACCGCCGCGGCATCCGTATCCTGTTTGACGTGGTGATGAACCACACGGGCTATGCCACCCTTGCGGATATGCAGGCGTTTAAGTTTGGCGCCCTTTACCTTAAGGGCGATGAGCAAAAAAAGATTCTGGGTGAACGCTGGACCGACTGGAAACCTGCCGCCGGACAGAGCTGGCATAGCTTTAATGATTACATCAATTTCAGCGACAAAGCCGCCTGGGATAAATGGTGGGGCAAGCAGTGGATTCGAACCGACATTGGCGATTACGACAACCCCGGCTTTGATGACCAGACCATGTCGCTCGCCTTCTTACCGGATTTAAAAACCGAATCCACCACCCCATCGGGTTTACCAAACTTTTATCAGCACAAACCCGATACCCATGCGAAACAGCTTCCCGATGCCACCCCGCGTGATTACCTCGTCACCTGGCTCAGTCAGTGGGTGCGGGATTACGGTATCGACGGCTTCCGGGTTGATACTGCCAAACACGTGGAGCTTGCGGCCTGGCAGCAGTTAAAAGCGCGATCGAGCGAGGCGCTGGTCGCATGGAAGCAGGCGAATCCCGATAAAAAGCTGGATGACGCCCCCTTCTGGATGACCGGTGAAGCCTGGGGCCATGGCGTAATGCGCAGCGATTACTACCAGCACGGTTTTGATGCGATGATCAATTTCGATTATCAGGAGCAAGCGGCCAAAGCGGTGGACTGCCTGTCCGACATGGATCTCACCTGGCAGCAAATGGCAGAGAAATTACAGGACTTCAATGTGCTGAGCTACCTCTCGTCACATGATACGCGCCTGTTCCGCGAAGGCGGTTCGCGGGCGGCGGAGCTGCTGTTGCTGGCGCCCGGCACGGTGCAAATCTTCTATGGCGATGAGTCTGCCCGCCCGTTTGGCCCAACCGGCTCGGACCCTTTGCAGGGCACCCGCTCGGAGATGAACTGGCAGGAGGTGACCGGCAAACAGGCGCAGTCCGTGGCGCACTGGCAGTTGCTTGGGCAGTTCCGCGCTCGCCATCCGGCAATAGGTGAAGGCAAGCAAACCGCCCTGACGCTGAGCCAGGGGTACGGTTTTGTGCGCCAGCATCATGACGACAAAGTGATGGTGGTGTGGGCTGGGCAACACTGA
- a CDS encoding protein bax translates to MISIPIRRYGAAILMLLTMTFSGGVLAKTHTDTTSHKAHISKTVSSKVSSKQEYSRNSVKSSSLPDLRKYPSGTPRKKAFLRTVMPYITSQNAAITADRNWLISKQYASRWSPAERSRLKDITKRYKISWSGNTRRVPWNTLLERVDIIPGSMVATMAAAESGWGTSKLARSNNNLFGMKCGKGSCNAPGKVRGYSHFDSVKDSVNAYVVNLNTHPAYNSFRKSRAQLRKADQEVTASTMIHKLKGYSTQGQRYNNYLFSMYQDNQRLIAAHM, encoded by the coding sequence ATGATATCGATTCCCATACGACGATATGGGGCCGCGATACTCATGTTACTCACCATGACATTTTCAGGTGGGGTGCTTGCGAAGACGCACACGGATACAACGAGTCACAAAGCCCATATTAGTAAGACGGTAAGTAGTAAGGTTAGCAGTAAACAAGAGTATTCTCGCAATAGTGTAAAGAGCAGTTCACTTCCTGATTTGCGAAAATACCCTTCCGGGACACCAAGGAAAAAAGCGTTTCTCCGGACGGTAATGCCTTATATCACAAGCCAAAATGCTGCGATTACCGCCGATCGTAACTGGTTAATATCTAAACAGTACGCGAGCCGCTGGTCTCCAGCTGAGCGCTCACGTCTGAAAGACATCACCAAACGTTACAAGATCAGTTGGTCTGGCAATACCCGCCGTGTTCCTTGGAACACCTTGCTTGAGCGCGTGGATATTATTCCAGGCAGCATGGTGGCAACCATGGCCGCAGCAGAAAGCGGTTGGGGTACCTCTAAGCTGGCCCGTAGCAACAACAACCTGTTCGGCATGAAGTGCGGAAAAGGCAGCTGTAATGCACCGGGTAAAGTTCGTGGCTACTCGCACTTTGATTCTGTCAAAGATTCGGTCAATGCCTACGTGGTGAACCTGAATACGCACCCGGCGTACAACTCATTCCGTAAGTCCCGCGCTCAGTTGCGTAAAGCGGACCAGGAAGTGACGGCGAGTACCATGATTCACAAACTGAAAGGGTACTCGACGCAGGGGCAGCGCTATAACAATTACCTGTTCTCCATGTATCAGGATAATCAGCGCTTAATTGCCGCCCATATGTAA
- the xylR gene encoding D-xylose utilization transcriptional activator XylR (D-xylose enhances binding of XylR to the xyl promoter and activates transcription.), which produces MFEKRHRITLLFNANKAYDRQVVEGVGEYLQASQSEWDIFIEEDFRTRIENIKDWLGDGVIADYDDDVIQQLLKDVDLPIVGVGGSYHAPENYPGVHYIATDNHALVESAFLHLKEKGVHRFAFYGLPASSGKRWAAEREYAFCQLVAKEKYRGVVYQGLETAPENWQHAQNRLADWLQTLPPQTGIIAVTDARARHVLQVCEHLHIPVPEKLCVIGIDNEELTRYLSRVALSSVAQGTRQMGYQAAKLLHRLLDNEHLPLQRLLVPPVRVVERRSTDYRSLNDPAVIQAMHYIRNHACKGIKVDQVLDAVGISRSNLEKRFKEEVGETIHAVIHAEKLEKARSLLISTSLSINEISQMCGYPSLQYFYSVFKKEYDTTPKDYRDRHSEVLI; this is translated from the coding sequence ATGTTTGAGAAGCGCCACCGCATTACGTTGTTGTTCAATGCCAATAAAGCCTACGACCGCCAGGTGGTAGAGGGCGTTGGTGAATATTTGCAGGCGTCGCAATCGGAGTGGGACATCTTTATCGAAGAGGATTTCCGCACCCGCATCGAAAACATTAAAGACTGGTTGGGTGACGGTGTGATCGCCGATTACGACGATGACGTCATCCAACAACTGCTGAAAGATGTCGACCTGCCCATTGTGGGCGTCGGCGGGTCCTATCACGCGCCGGAAAATTATCCCGGCGTGCACTACATCGCGACCGACAACCACGCGCTCGTTGAGAGCGCGTTTCTGCATTTGAAAGAAAAAGGGGTACATCGCTTCGCCTTCTATGGCCTGCCCGCCTCCAGCGGCAAACGCTGGGCTGCCGAGCGGGAGTATGCGTTCTGTCAGCTGGTGGCGAAAGAGAAGTATCGCGGGGTGGTCTATCAGGGGCTGGAAACTGCGCCGGAAAACTGGCAGCACGCGCAGAACCGCCTGGCCGACTGGCTGCAAACCTTGCCGCCGCAAACCGGCATCATCGCCGTGACGGATGCCCGCGCACGCCATGTGCTGCAGGTTTGCGAGCATCTGCACATCCCGGTACCGGAAAAACTGTGCGTGATTGGCATCGATAACGAAGAGCTGACCCGCTACCTGTCACGGGTGGCGTTATCGTCAGTGGCGCAGGGAACTCGCCAGATGGGGTATCAGGCCGCCAAGCTGCTGCACCGCCTGCTGGATAATGAACATCTCCCTTTGCAACGCCTGCTGGTGCCGCCGGTACGCGTGGTGGAACGTCGCTCTACCGATTACCGTTCGCTTAACGATCCGGCGGTTATTCAGGCCATGCACTACATCCGCAACCATGCCTGCAAAGGCATAAAGGTGGATCAAGTCCTGGATGCGGTGGGGATTTCCCGCTCAAATCTGGAGAAGCGTTTTAAAGAGGAGGTGGGGGAGACTATCCACGCGGTGATCCACGCCGAGAAACTGGAGAAAGCGCGCAGTCTGTTAATTTCGACCTCACTCTCTATCAACGAAATTTCGCAAATGTGTGGTTATCCGTCGCTGCAGTATTTCTATTCGGTATTTAAAAAAGAGTACGACACCACGCCGAAGGATTATCGCGATCGTCATAGCGAAGTATTAATTTAA
- the xylH gene encoding xylose ABC transporter permease XylH, giving the protein MSKSNPSEVKVAVPTPGAFSGLKALNLQVFVMIAAIVAIMLFFTWMTDGSYLSARNISNLLRQTAITGILAVGMVFVIISAEIDLSVGSMMGLLGGVAAIFDVWLGWPLPLTVVVTLLLGLLLGTWNGWWVAYRKVPSFIVTLAGMLAFRGILIGITNGTTVSPTSASMSQIGQSYLSDGIGFTLGAIGLMAFVAWQWRGRMRRQALGLAAPTAAPFVGRQALTAVIVLGAIWLLNDYRGVPTPVLLLVLLLLAGMFMATRTAFGRRIYAIGGNIEAARLSGINVERTKLAVFAINGLMVAIAGLILSSRLGAGSPSAGNIAELDAIAACVIGGTSLAGGIGSVAGAVMGAFIMASLDNGMSMMDVPTFWQYIVKGAILLLAVWMDSATKRRA; this is encoded by the coding sequence ATGTCGAAAAGCAACCCGTCTGAAGTGAAAGTCGCCGTGCCAACGCCAGGGGCCTTTTCGGGTCTAAAAGCGCTGAATTTGCAGGTCTTTGTGATGATCGCCGCGATTGTGGCGATCATGCTGTTCTTCACCTGGATGACGGACGGCTCTTATCTCAGCGCGCGTAATATCTCTAACCTGCTGCGTCAGACCGCCATAACTGGCATCCTGGCGGTGGGCATGGTGTTTGTGATTATCTCTGCGGAGATCGACCTTTCGGTCGGGTCGATGATGGGGCTGCTGGGCGGCGTGGCGGCGATTTTTGATGTCTGGCTGGGCTGGCCGCTGCCGCTGACCGTGGTTGTTACCCTGCTGCTCGGCTTGCTGCTCGGAACCTGGAACGGCTGGTGGGTGGCCTACCGTAAAGTGCCCTCATTCATTGTGACCCTCGCCGGGATGCTGGCCTTCCGCGGCATTCTGATTGGTATTACCAACGGCACCACCGTGTCGCCCACCAGCGCCTCTATGTCGCAGATTGGTCAAAGTTACCTCTCCGATGGTATCGGCTTTACCCTGGGCGCCATTGGCCTGATGGCGTTTGTCGCCTGGCAGTGGCGTGGCAGAATGCGTCGCCAGGCGCTGGGGCTCGCCGCCCCCACCGCGGCACCATTCGTGGGGCGTCAGGCGCTGACGGCGGTGATCGTGCTGGGCGCTATCTGGTTACTTAACGACTATCGCGGCGTACCGACGCCGGTGCTGTTGCTGGTTTTACTGCTGCTGGCGGGAATGTTCATGGCGACGCGTACCGCATTTGGTCGCCGAATTTATGCCATCGGCGGCAACATTGAAGCCGCTCGCCTTTCCGGCATTAACGTTGAGCGCACTAAGCTCGCCGTCTTTGCTATCAACGGCCTGATGGTGGCGATTGCCGGGCTGATTTTAAGCTCACGTCTGGGAGCCGGTTCACCCTCTGCGGGCAATATCGCCGAGCTGGATGCGATTGCCGCCTGTGTGATTGGTGGAACCAGTCTCGCCGGGGGGATTGGCAGCGTGGCGGGTGCGGTGATGGGGGCATTTATTATGGCGTCTCTGGATAACGGAATGAGTATGATGGACGTGCCGACATTCTGGCAATATATCGTTAAGGGCGCCATTTTGCTGCTGGCGGTATGGATGGATTCAGCCACCAAGCGACGTGCCTGA
- a CDS encoding glycoside hydrolase family 127 protein, which produces MSIMEPDLHKLKISDPFLGQYQRLVRDVVIPYQWDALNDRIAEAEPSHAITNFRIAAGLEHGDFYGMVFQDSDVAKWLEAVAWSLCQKPDPELEKTADEVIALVAAAQCYDGYLNTYFTVKAPDERWTNLAECHELYCAGHMIEAGVAWYQGTGKRNLLEVVCKLADHIDSVFGPHDTQLHGYPGHPEIELALMRLYDVTQEPRYLALVKYFVEERGAQPHFYDIEYEKRGKTSYWNTYGPAWMVKDKAYSQAHQPIAEQQTAIGHAVRFVYLMTGVAHLARLSQDEGKRQDCLRLWNNMAQRQLYITGGIGSQSSGEAFSSDYDLPNDTVYAESCASIGLMMFARRMLEMEANSQYADVMERALYNTVLGGMALDGKHFFYVNPLEVHPKSVPFNHIYDHVKPVRQRWFGCACCPPNIARVLTSIGHYIYTVRDDALFINLYVGNSMAFPVGDQELQLRISGNYPWQDQVTITITSPVPVEHTLALRLPDWCDAPQLTLNGETLQGEVRQGYLYLNRRWQEGDALVLTLPMPVRRVYGNGQVRQQAGKVAIQRGPLVYCLEQADNGEGLHNLTLPADSTFRVFEGKGIFAHKMLIQAEGYCRNSEDGTNAPLWQYDRAPCPPQAQTLTFIPWFSWANRGEGEMRIWVDEA; this is translated from the coding sequence ATGTCCATAATGGAACCCGACCTGCATAAATTAAAAATCAGTGACCCTTTCCTGGGTCAGTATCAGCGGCTTGTTCGCGATGTGGTGATCCCCTATCAGTGGGATGCCCTGAACGACCGGATTGCCGAGGCGGAACCGAGCCACGCTATCACAAACTTTCGTATCGCAGCGGGGCTGGAGCACGGTGACTTTTACGGCATGGTTTTCCAGGATAGCGACGTCGCGAAATGGCTGGAAGCCGTCGCATGGTCTCTGTGCCAGAAACCTGACCCCGAGCTGGAGAAAACGGCCGATGAGGTGATTGCTCTGGTCGCTGCGGCGCAGTGTTACGATGGTTACCTCAATACGTACTTTACAGTCAAAGCACCGGACGAGCGCTGGACCAACCTGGCTGAATGTCATGAACTTTACTGTGCAGGGCATATGATCGAAGCGGGCGTGGCCTGGTACCAGGGCACCGGTAAACGTAACCTGCTGGAGGTGGTGTGCAAACTGGCAGACCATATCGACAGCGTCTTTGGCCCGCATGATACGCAGCTCCACGGTTATCCCGGCCACCCTGAAATCGAGCTGGCGCTGATGCGCCTGTACGATGTCACTCAGGAGCCTCGCTACCTTGCGCTGGTAAAATATTTCGTCGAGGAGCGCGGCGCGCAGCCGCACTTTTACGACATCGAGTATGAGAAGCGCGGAAAAACGTCGTACTGGAATACTTACGGCCCGGCGTGGATGGTGAAAGATAAAGCCTATAGCCAGGCGCATCAGCCTATTGCCGAACAGCAGACGGCCATCGGTCACGCGGTGCGTTTTGTCTATCTGATGACCGGCGTGGCGCATCTGGCACGCCTAAGCCAGGACGAAGGCAAGCGTCAGGACTGTCTGCGCCTGTGGAACAATATGGCGCAACGCCAGCTGTACATCACCGGCGGTATTGGTTCACAAAGCAGCGGCGAAGCGTTCAGTAGCGATTATGATCTGCCGAACGACACCGTCTACGCCGAAAGCTGCGCCTCCATTGGGCTGATGATGTTTGCCCGACGCATGCTGGAGATGGAAGCCAATAGCCAGTACGCCGACGTGATGGAGCGCGCGCTTTACAATACTGTGCTGGGCGGCATGGCGCTCGATGGCAAGCACTTCTTCTATGTCAACCCGCTAGAGGTGCATCCTAAGTCCGTGCCTTTTAACCATATTTACGACCACGTGAAGCCTGTTCGCCAGCGCTGGTTTGGCTGCGCCTGCTGTCCGCCGAACATCGCCCGCGTGCTGACCTCGATTGGTCATTACATCTATACAGTCCGTGACGACGCGTTGTTCATCAATTTATACGTGGGCAACAGTATGGCGTTCCCGGTAGGAGACCAGGAGTTGCAGTTGCGCATCAGCGGTAACTATCCGTGGCAGGATCAGGTCACTATCACCATTACCTCTCCGGTACCGGTGGAACATACCCTGGCGCTGCGCCTGCCGGACTGGTGCGATGCTCCGCAATTAACGCTGAACGGTGAGACGCTGCAAGGTGAGGTGCGCCAGGGGTATCTGTACCTCAATCGCCGCTGGCAGGAGGGAGATGCGCTGGTGCTCACCCTACCGATGCCGGTTCGCCGGGTGTATGGCAACGGGCAGGTGCGTCAGCAGGCGGGCAAGGTGGCCATCCAGCGCGGCCCTCTGGTTTACTGCCTGGAGCAGGCCGATAACGGCGAGGGTCTGCATAACTTAACCCTGCCCGCCGACAGTACATTCCGTGTCTTTGAAGGAAAGGGGATTTTCGCCCATAAAATGCTAATACAAGCAGAAGGATACTGCCGAAATAGCGAAGACGGCACAAACGCGCCGCTCTGGCAGTACGATCGCGCCCCCTGCCCACCGCAGGCACAGACGCTGACGTTTATTCCGTGGTTTAGCTGGGCTAATCGCGGCGAAGGGGAAATGCGGATCTGGGTAGACGAGGCATAA